The Aminiphilus circumscriptus DSM 16581 genome contains a region encoding:
- a CDS encoding AEC family transporter: MHGFRMVLPLTCIMLIGYLAKKKGFLPDAVLPSINGILYWIAIPALLFRTTLRIGGEGIAQMNLFWAIHAGFLLAPLTAWILARICRSEPRRAAVSVLMAVRSNNVFMGVPAITIAMGQAGLDALSHYLAMGLVGYNAISILGAQLASANKRLTLRSVGITLLRVLANPLIVATAGGLLLSRTSLQHLPEWIDTVLKTLGDTGSGIALLTLGASLDPGRFVRGLRRTGRDVVFKLFIHPVIAWGMFCLWPTEQILTQAVVLVSAMPPAVNNFIIADGMGLDAEYAADVIAAGTILSVLTLPLWVRILGIG; this comes from the coding sequence GTGCACGGATTTCGAATGGTTCTCCCGCTGACCTGCATCATGCTCATCGGATATCTGGCGAAGAAAAAAGGGTTTCTTCCGGACGCGGTGCTCCCATCCATCAACGGCATTCTCTACTGGATCGCCATCCCGGCGCTGCTTTTTCGGACGACCCTTCGCATCGGCGGAGAGGGGATCGCCCAGATGAACCTCTTCTGGGCGATCCACGCGGGATTTCTTCTCGCACCTCTGACGGCATGGATTCTCGCCCGTATCTGTCGGAGCGAACCGCGGCGGGCGGCGGTGTCCGTTCTCATGGCAGTCCGCTCGAACAACGTCTTCATGGGTGTTCCCGCCATCACCATCGCCATGGGGCAGGCTGGCCTGGACGCTCTTTCACACTACCTCGCCATGGGGCTTGTTGGTTATAATGCCATCTCCATCCTCGGCGCGCAATTGGCCTCGGCGAACAAGCGCCTTACACTGCGCAGCGTCGGGATCACTTTGCTGCGTGTGCTCGCCAATCCCCTGATCGTGGCCACTGCGGGAGGGCTTCTGCTGAGCCGGACCTCCCTGCAGCACCTTCCCGAATGGATCGACACGGTGCTCAAGACCCTGGGAGACACGGGAAGCGGTATTGCCCTGCTCACGCTCGGCGCCTCCCTCGATCCGGGGCGGTTTGTCCGGGGGCTTCGCCGGACCGGGAGAGACGTCGTTTTCAAGCTCTTCATTCACCCCGTCATTGCCTGGGGAATGTTTTGTCTCTGGCCCACGGAGCAGATTCTCACCCAGGCCGTGGTACTCGTCTCCGCCATGCCCCCCGCGGTGAACAACTTCATCATCGCCGACGGCATGGGGCTGGATGCCGAATATGCGGCGGACGTGATCGCCGCAGGAACGATTCTTTCAGTGC